The Corvus moneduloides isolate bCorMon1 chromosome 5, bCorMon1.pri, whole genome shotgun sequence genome includes a region encoding these proteins:
- the LSM6 gene encoding U6 snRNA-associated Sm-like protein LSm6 yields MSLRKQTPSDFLKQIIGRPVVVKLNSGVDYRGVLACLDGYMNIALEQTEEYVNGQLKNKYGDAFIRGNNVLYISTQKRRM; encoded by the exons ATGAGTCTACGGAAGCAAACCCCCAGTGACTTCCTAAAACAAATCATTGGAAGGCCAGTTgttgtaaaattaaattctggAGTTGATTATCGAG GTGTCCTGGCTTGCCTGGATGGATATATGAACATAGCTCTGGAGCAGACTGAAGAATATGTAAATGGACAATTAAAGAACAAGTACGGGGATGCATTTATCCGAGGAAATAATG TGTTGTACATAAGCACCCAGAAGAGGAGGATGTGA